From the genome of bacterium, one region includes:
- a CDS encoding site-specific integrase: MTPIAPYITAFLRDHLVGQRGASEHTRDSYALSFQLLFTFASQELRRAPSDLSLEDIDALLVARFLEYLEATRNNTRATRNVRLGAIKSFCR, encoded by the coding sequence TCGCGCCCTACATCACTGCGTTCCTGCGGGATCACCTTGTCGGGCAACGGGGAGCAAGCGAACACACGCGCGACAGCTACGCTCTCAGCTTCCAACTGCTCTTCACCTTCGCCAGCCAGGAGCTCAGGAGAGCTCCTTCAGATCTTTCACTAGAGGACATCGACGCCCTACTGGTCGCCCGCTTCCTGGAGTACCTCGAAGCGACTCGGAACAACACCAGAGCTACCCGAAACGTCCGACTCGGAGCGATCAAATCGTTCTGCCG